One window of the Zea mays cultivar B73 chromosome 3, Zm-B73-REFERENCE-NAM-5.0, whole genome shotgun sequence genome contains the following:
- the LOC100502303 gene encoding uncharacterized protein isoform X19, whose translation MDLAGMKRRELQALCKRHGLPAGGTNADLVGRLDAVLSGPAVVEEEVAGVPARKGCLKQTGGGATEAKKVTFGAEVGKARRLRSRVIWSPVVAKTRGKSARAGTDSAAEDGISADVGADVPVRRSRRNSFNPAEAEEAGEAVAVDRKPKRKNQENDEGVAVIAQARVTRRSNLEWSATVLPPAVEKKRGRQNAAESDVQKSALVEVTARTTRSRSIVPVVVPPTVVENKRRKTGDPQTTVELTMLSDVPRSDFPATRSLRNKIVHVNNSVVDETHTTRQLENKMRPSTRRHQQVASSPEDKGQKIPATSKSPLLRWSRRNYSEANSANSVNIKLAKDSSTAQPLAHHNSHSEDLEKQPAVKEPIKRSTRKSIALAALEKEKDVIEGKNPEAHVRRSTRKSVVQVKDTKSIVEETQYANSEDVAKQPATKGPARGLRRKSVITELHEKEKSLIAEKNMETDEAILTRKPVIPVKNIKAVGEGIQIGKGKDVDKQFVVKQPTRRSSRKSVLPDMLENNSGLLAPKMNAEMNVRRSTRKSVLPDMHNEKQDHHKMARNENLQSGKYQDGEKQQKVKDSIRQSRRSIATVLLEGQNNDEGKKFKNPTRRTTHKSHALNAVEEVSMDHIEVGEEGLKLRKRSRFLLEISSSANVSWKHQNAQISNEKDNTEGSQQASNCTTSKRRSSKKRRTTAPEEVMPFKVANDDIVIMEETKDTLEYNNESSSKVQEICQVNAAREEFSSGPLLVTVAPSDEICTVQSVAVVIPGSESGDDANQSSDKSKQPQEHSVTQTVDDHLSETRSGKLDQSTCITGLVSDNCVVSEDKTLMSEDREEQSPVSGEQRVSLEANANEPEEKNLANVTSTDLHTKSLQHDIDRIAKETDKDVLSLVFPIEEHEEKYGVSPIAVEKCVCREASACESARKPLTVIFSNNLHTKHLQHDCDVLIKETGEEVLAQENCNDQPVPAQTDQEIKLNDELADPDVLAQENCNDQPVPAQTDLEIKLHDELADPDHEEQSPVSGERRVSLEANANEPEEKNLANVISIDLHTKSLQHDNGRIAEETDKDVLAQENCNDQPVPANEPEEKNLANVISTDLHTKTLQHDNDRIAEETDKDHEEQSNVFGERRVSLEANANEPEEKNLANVISTDLHTKTLQHDNDRIAEETDKDHEEQSNVSGERRVSLEANANEPEEKNLANVISTDLHTKTLQHDNDRIAEETDKDVSSLVFPIEEHEEKYAVSPIAVEKSVSREASACESAGKPLTVIFSNDLHTKHLQHDCDVLIKETGEDVLAQENCNDQPVPAQTDLEMKLNDELADPEVLAQENCNDQPVLAQTDLETKLNDELADLAMESGCSITERNEGLVAHNLDQEGFLEATPECKQECGLPEETVISSKETGSLLCADQSPIGLESLFSQESIVESVGHCALASATTHTENGFDDSKDCHNKSALENVHVPEPCSHNDTKGGIFKNVDCMHTSQRDDRMEGVPEANTDEEHVLSAFLLDANHLNVVINSEEVVCEGEDSKELLHSEDCKASSEKTDVNDGNVYGISDAVVRCALHAPADDNYEIFLGPNTDVPRQVYNDGCSDVKEDRFASKPWTIDIIEDASVKERSNLKDWQLDSKLEGTEIVESGLYFNKDIGNILHSGSIGEITPSGSGLSKDSSVDYRGEVLDGFSMEASLERSSTRGEQNGCRLDAIENPSITLATSGYKHEGALSEEAVYTKKNYAGTCLSNPRELIMELQSHFSKENINESDPHDSLVFPTAENSADEQLVKVHHGSNLSQLGLTDLLDGPIGCSNTDVLCQCDNHKNQSNEDKVEEVEAVSAAKYIESEVVLLPSQERSNLNNEQLNTKLESPNIMGSCLNCDNDVCNTSDNGSVFVIGKRTPSASGLPEDYPKDSDLQQPVLDSFSVVSSFQDNISGKKTVSGVAGSEILSLSLATPDYKHEDGFSEEAVCRTKNYTGTSSVDPRHLDMEGHSIYSEGGTEKSNLQDNLAFLSAESGKDEPIICHVEKLVDAHASSDTYQGPCQDLGRHEEQESCMSIPMQAKESGGVLRSSHTKGSVTAAQIDLAGDAHLIVSDNAAAKQVFSEEKEETKSISSSDIDILHEKSYSSGHDDHAACAAETQFYHPQKASISDGLHLGPSSLQVESLDALDSDILYVNTGVLEQHHKEGYYEPSVYQITSGICTMSEAEPFEVLETGKDVKTPSKLDEQLNPGLDGDEAEKHSLDCGTDTSPVMSKRTLSSPGSGPCQQYVNESTTSTQSTDNHPNDLPAPRSPEQSACFQNDNDSGSVGICQSSRRRGIDELCGKLQSFKVSSAVKGSYVAMGAPRPKPGDSTSRSAAALLRNIENTTAVKAGRPPVKPNADGKDSSRRALQPISGRPDSR comes from the exons TCATATGGTCGCCGGTCGTTGCCAAGACAAGGGGGAAGTCTGCTCGAGCCGGTACTGATTCTGCTGCTGAAGACGGTATTTCTGCAGATGTGGGCGCTGATGTCCCAGTGAGGCGGTCCAGGAGGAATTCGTTCAATCCTGCCGAGGCTGAGGAAGCAGGAGAGGCTGTTGCTGTTGACAGGAAGCCCAAGCGCAAGAATCAGGAGAATGACGAGGGCGTTGCTGTTATCGCTCAGGCTAGAGTTACGAGAAGGTCAAATTTGGAGTGGTCTGCTACTGTATTGCCTCCTGCTGTTGAGAAGAAGAGAGGGAGGCAGAATGCAGCTGAGTCTGATGTGCAGAAGTCCGCTCTGGTGGAAGTAACAGCTAGGACTACAAGGTCTCGCTCAATCGTACCTGTTGTGGTGCCACCCACTGTGGTTGAGAACAAGAGGAGGAAGACTGGAGATCCACAAACAACTGTAGAGTTGACTATGCTTTCAGATGTGCCCAGAAGTGATTTTCCTGCCACCAGGTCTTTAAGGAACAAAATTGTCCACGTTAACAACAGCGTCGTGGACGAAACTCACACTACCAGGCAGTTGGAAAACAAGATGCGTCCGTCTACTCGTAGGCATCAACAGGTTGCATCTTCTCCGGAGGATAAAGGTCAAAAAATTCCTGCTACCAGTAAGTCCCCTCTACTGAGGTGGTCACGGAGAAACTATTCTGAGGCCAATAGTGCAAATTCAGTAAACATCAAATTGGCCAAAGACTCGAGCACAGCTCAGCCATTGGCACACCATAATTCTCATTCTGAAGATTTGGAGAAACAACCAGCAGTTAAAGAACCAATTAAACGGTCAACACGTAAATCTATTGCTTTGGCTGCACTTGAGAAAGAGAAGGATGTAATTGAAGGAAAGAACCCTGAAGCACATGTTAGGCGATCAACGAGGAAATCAGTTGTGCAGGTTAAAGATACCAAAAGTATTGTTGAAGAGACTCAATATGCTAACAGTGAAGATGTGGCGAAGCAACCAGCAACTAAAGGACCTGCTAGGGGGCTGAGACGTAAATCTGTTATCACAGAATTGCATGAGAAAGAGAAGAGTCTCATTGCCGAAAAGAACATGGAAACAGATGAAGCGATATTAACGCGGAAGCCTGTAATCCCAGTTAaaaatattaaagctgttggtgaAGGAATTCAAATTGGTAAGGGCAAAGATGTGGATAAACAATTTGTTGTGAAGCAACCTACTAGGCGATCATCGCGCAAATCTGTGCTGCCTGATATGCTTGAGAATAATAGTGGACTTCTAGCACCCAAAATGAATGCTGAGATGAATGTTAGGAGATCAACACGGAAGTCTGTTCTTCCTGACATGCATAATGAGAAGCAAGATCACCATAAAATGGCTAGAAATGAGAACTTGCAAAGTGGTAAATATCAAGATGGTGAGAAGCAACAGAAAGTAAAAGATTCTATTAGGCAATCAAGGAGATCTATCGCTACAGTGCTACTTGAGGGACAAAATAATGATGAAGGAAAAAAGTTCAAAAATCCTACGAGGAGGACAACACACAAATCTCATGCCCTTAATGCAGTTGAAGAGGTCAGCATGGATCACATTGAAGTTGGTGAAGAAGGCTTGAAATTGAGGAAGCGCAGTAGGTTTTTGCTGGAAATATCATCTTCAGCTAATGTTTCCTGGAAGCATCAGAATGCACAGATCTCTAATGAAAAAGATAACACAGAAGGATCGCAGCAGGCATCAAATTGCACAACTTCAAAGAGAAGGTCTTCAAAGAAGAGACGAACAACTGCTCCAGAAGAAGTGATGCCTTTCAAGGTGGCAAATGATGACATAGTTATCATGGAAGAAACAAAGGACACACTTGAATATAATAATGAGTCTAGTAGTAAAGTTCAAGAAATTTGTCAGGTTAATGCTGCAAGAGAAGAGTTCTCTTCAGGTCCATTGCTTGTAACAGTAGCTCCTAGTGACGAAATTTGCACAGTGCAGAGTGTAGCTGTGGTGATACCTGGGTCAGAATCTGGTGACGATGCAAATCAAAGTTCTGATAAGAGTAAGCAACCTCAGGAACATTCTGTCACTCAAACTGTTGATGACCATTTATCTGAAACAAGAAGTGGGAAATTAGATCAATCAACATGCATCACAGGATTAGTCTCTGACAATTGTGTTGTCTCAGAGGACAAAACATTGATGAGTGAAG ACCGTGAAGAGCAAAGCCCTGTGTCCGGAGAACAGAGAGTTAGCTTGGAAGCAAATGCCAATGAGCCTGAGGAAAAGAACCTAGCTAACGTCACATCAACTGATCTCCACACCAAAAGTCTGCAGCATGATATTGACAGAATAGCTAAAGAGACTGATAAAG ATGTTTTGTCTTTGGTTTTCCCTATTGAAGAGCATGAAGAAAAATATGGAGTGAGCCCTATAGCTGTTGAAAAGTGCGTCTGTCGTGAAGCAAGTGCATGTGAATCTGCACGAAAACCCCTAACCGTTATCTTTTCTAACAATCTCCACACCAAACATCTGCAACATGATTGTGATGTGCTAATTAAGGAGACTGGTGAAG AAGTTTTAGCTCAGGAGAATTGTAATGACCAGCCTGTTCCTGCCCAGACTGACCAAGAAATTAAGTTAAACGATGAACTTGCTGATCCGG ATGTTTTAGCTCAGGAGAATTGTAATGACCAGCCCGTTCCTGCCCAGACTGACCTAGAAATTAAGTTACACGATGAACTTGCTGATCCGG ACCATGAAGAGCAAAGCCCTGTATCCGGAGAACGGAGAGTTAGCTTGGAAGCAAATGCCAACGAGCCTGAGGAAAAGAACCTAGCTAACGTCATATCAATTGATCTCCACACCAAAAGTCTGCAGCATGATAATGGCAGAATAGCTGAAGAGACTGATAAAG ATGTTTTAGCTCAGGAGAATTGTAATGACCAGCCTGTTCCTGCCAACGAGCCTGAGGAAAAGAACCTAGCTAACGTCATATCAACTGATCTCCACACCAAAACTCTGCAGCATGATAATGACAGAATAGCTGAAGAGACTGATAAAG ACCATGAAGAGCAAAGCAATGTGTTCGGAGAACGGAGAGTTAGCTTGGAAGCAAATGCCAACGAGCCTGAGGAAAAGAACCTAGCTAACGTCATATCAACTGATCTCCACACCAAAACTCTGCAGCATGATAATGACAGAATAGCTGAAGAGACTGATAAAG ACCATGAAGAGCAAAGCAATGTGTCCGGAGAACGGAGAGTTAGCTTGGAAGCAAATGCCAACGAGCCTGAGGAAAAGAACCTAGCTAACGTCATATCAACTGATCTCCACACCAAAACTCTGCAGCATGATAATGACAGAATAGCTGAAGAGACTGATAAAG ATGTTTCGTCTTTGGTTTTCCCTATTGAAGAGCATGAAGAAAAATATGCAGTGAGCCCTATAGCTGTTGAAAAGAGCGTCAGTCGGGAAGCCAGTGCATGTGAATCTGCAGGAAAACCCCTAACTGTCATCTTTTCTAACGATCTCCACACCAAACATCTGCAACATGATTGTGATGTGCTAATTAAGGAGACTGGTGAAG ATGTTTTAGCTCAGGAGAATTGTAATGACCAGCCTGTTCCGGCCCAGACTGACCTAGAAATGAAGTTAAACGATGAACTTGCTGATCCGG AAGTTTTAGCTCAGGAGAATTGTAATGACCAGCCTGTTCTTGCTCAGACTGACCTAGAAACTAAGTTAAACGATGAACTTGCTGATCTGGCTATGGAATCAGGTTGTAGCATTACTGAAAGGAATGAAGGGCTTGTTGCTCATAATCTTGATCAAGAAG GTTTCCTTGAAGCAACACCAGAGTGCAAACAGGAATGTGGTTTGCCTGAGGAGACAGTAATTTCCTCAAAAGAAACAGGATCTCTGCTGTGTGCAGATCAATCACCAATTGGTCTGGAATCTTTATTTTCGCAAGAAAGCATAGTTGAATCAGTGGGGCATTGTGCACTTGCTTCAGCAACAACTCATACCGAAAATGGCTTTGATGATTCAAAAGATTGCCATAACAAGTCTGCACTTGAAAATGTTCATGTGCCAGAACCTTGTTCACACAATGATACTAAAGGAGGCATTTTTAAAAATGTTGATTGTATGCATACATCCCAGCGAGATGATAGAATGGAAG gagtaccagaggctaacactgaTGAAGAACATGTTCTGTCAGCCTTTTTGCTGGATGCAAATCACCTAAACGT AGTCATTAATTCTGAAGAAGTGGTTTGTGAGGGTGAAGATAGTAAGGAGCTTCTCCATTCGGAAGACTGTAAAGCTTCATCCGAGAAAACAGATGTGAATG ATGGCAATGTATATGGTATTAGTGATGCTGTAGTGAGATGTGCACTGCATGCTCCAGCCGATGATAATTATGAGATTTTTTTGGGTCCCAATACTGATGTACCACGTCAGGTTTATAATGACGGATGCAGTGATGTCAAAGAAGATCGATTTGCTTCCAAACCCTGGACAATTGATATTATTGAGGATGCCTCTGTCAAAGAAAGATCAAATTTAAAAGATTGGCAACTTGATTCCAAGTTGGAGGGCACAGAAATAGTGGAATCTGGCCTTTACTTCAATAAGGATATTGGTAACATTTTACATAGTGGATCTATTGGTGAAATAACTCCATCTGGTTCTGGTTTATCAAAAGATTCATCTGTGGACTATAGAGGGGAGGTTTTAGATGGCTTCTCAATGGAAGCATCTCTTGAAAGGTCTTCTACACGTGGGGAACAAAATGGTTGTAGACTAG ATGCTATTGAGAATCCTTCAATTACTTTAGCAACTTCTGGTTATAAGCATGAAGGTGCTTTATCTGAGGAAGCAGTGTACACAAAGAAGAATTACGCTGGAACATGCTTGTCAAATCCCAGGGAATTAATCATGGAGCTGCAATCCCATTTCTCAAAGGAAAACATAAATGAATCTGATCCTCATGACAGCCTTGTATTCCCAACTGCTGAAAATTCAGCAGATGAACAGCTGGTTAAAGTACACCATGGTTCTAATCTGTCTCAGTTAGGATTAACTGATCTGTTGGATGGACCAATTGGGTGTTCCAATACCGACGTGTTGTGCCAGTGTGACAATcataaaaatcaatccaatgaggACAAGGTAGAGGAAGTTGAGGCGGTGTCTGCTGCTAAATACATAGAAAGTGAAGTTGTGCTGCTCCCATCTCAAGAGAGATCAAATTTGAATAATGAGCAGCTTAACACCAAGTTGGAAAGCCCAAACATTATGGGATCTTGCCTTAACTGTGATAACGATGTTTGTAATACTTCGGACAATGGATCTGTTTTTGTCATTGGTAAAAGAACTCCATCTGCTTCTGGCTTACCAGAAGATTATCCTAAGGATAGTGACTTGCAACAACCGGTTTTAGATAGCTTCTCAGTGGTTTCATCTTTTCAAGACAATATATCTGGGAAGAAAACTGTTTCTGGTGTAGCAG GCAGTGAGATTCTTTCTTTAAGTTTAGCAACTCCTGATTATAAACATGAAGATGGTTTCTCTGAGGAAGCAGTATGCAGAACAAAGAATTATACTGGAACTTCCTCGGTAGATCCGAGGCATTTAGACATGGAGGGGCACTCTATTTACTCTGAGGGAGGTACTGAAAAATCTAATCTGCAAGATAATCTTGCATTTCTAAGCGCTGAGAGTGGAAAAGATGAACCTATTATTTGCCATGTTGAGAAACTGGTTGACGCACATGCTTCTTCAGATACATACCAAGGTCCTTGTCAAGATCTAGGCAGACATGAAGAACAAGAGAGCTGCATGTCTATTCCTATGCAAGCCAAAGAAAGTGGAG GGGTTTTGAGGTCTAGCCACACGAAAGGGTCAGTTACAGCAGCCCAAATTGATTTGGCAGGTGATGCCCATCTTATTGTGAG TGATAATGCTGCTGCCAAGCAAGTGTTTAGTGAGGAGAAAGAGGAAACaaaatctatctcttcttcagatattgATATCCTTCATGAAAAATCATACTCCAGTGGACACG ATGACCATGCTGCTTGTGCTGCCGAAACTCAGTTCTACCATCCACAGAAAGCATCTATATCTGATGGACTACATTTGGGTCCTAGTTCTTTGCAAGTAGAATCACTGGATGCTTTGGATAGCGATATACTGTATGTTAACACAGGAGTTCTCGAGCAGCATCATAAAGAGGGTTACTATGAACCCAGTGTCTACCAAATCACTTCAGGCATTTGCACAATGTCTGAAGCTGAACCATTCGAAGTTTTAGAAACTGGAAAAGATGTAAAAACGCCATCTAAGCTAGATGAGCAACTTAATCCTGGGTTGGACGGAGATGAAGCTGAGAAACACAGCTTAGACTGTGGTACAGACACCAGTCCTGTGATGAGCAAGAGAACCCTTTCTTCACCAGGATCAG GACCATGCCAGCAGTATGTAAATGAAAGCACCACCAGTACACAGTCGACTGATAATCACCCAAACGACCTACCCGCTCCGAGATCTCCTGAACAATCCGCGTGTTTTCAGAATGACAACGATTCGGGTTCAGTAG GCATTTGTCAAAGCAGCAGGCGAAGAGGTATAGATGAACTTTGCGGTAAGCTGCAGAGTTTCAAAGTTTCCAGCGCCGTAAAAGGAAGCTACGTAGCTATGGGTGCACCTCGTCCGAAGCCTGGGGACAGCACGAGCCGATCTGCAGCCGCGCTGCTCAGGAACATAGAGAACACAACTGCTGTTAAAGCTGGCCGTCCTCCTGTCAAGCCAAACGCCGATGGTAAGGACTCGTCTAGGCGAGCCCTGCAGCCCATAAGCGGAAGGCCTGACAGTAGGTAG